The genomic stretch GTTGAGAGAGAAGGACGAGCGCGCTATCCATCCACCATCCACTCTTCTCTTCCAAGCTTTCCGGCTCCCCTCCCAGGCAACAAGaaatggcggcggcggccgccgccgctcccgTGCCCCCGGTCTTGTGCAAGCGGGGGCAGCAGCAGCTAGTGCTTGTCCACACCACCAAGCCCCCCCTGCCCCTGCGCCTCACGCGCCGCGCCGTCTCCGTCCGGGCCGCGCCGCCCCGTCAGCAGCAACACCGCGCCCGCCCACGGCCCCCTCCCAGGAATAAGCCCCCCGGACCCGCGCGCCGTCCGCCCAGGGTCCCTCTGGACCAAGATTATGAAtacgacgacggcggtggctaTGACGACCGGGAGGAGGGGAGGTTCGCTGGGGGCACCCGGGCCGCCGCCATGCCCAAGCCACCGGCCGGCTTCGTGCTGGATGACCAGGGCAGGTGCATCGCCGCAGCATCCAAGCGCATCGTCACCATCGTACGCCTACCGATCCcattcctctcctcctccttcctttcTTTCGTTCTGCACCTTGGTATGGTTGGATTCAGCTCATATTTCTTTCTTTCATCACAAATGAAATTAAGTACCAGATAACTCAAGCCAAACCAACATTGTGCTCTGCAGATCGACGACGCCAGCAACCGCCCCTTGGAGTGCATTATCCGAAGAGTATTCAGGAGCTCGCAGGACCACGACTGCTTGCTTCTCTGCCCCGTTGACATGTAAAGCTCCACGGCCAACACTTTCGTACCATTTGTCCATTGCCACTCATACTCATGGCAGACTCCAAGTGACACTCTTCCAGGCCTGTGCAGGTTCTCAAGAGCACAAATTTCAGTGGCTGGGTAGCTGTATGTCTTCACCCTCTCTGCCTTATATACATTCCTTCAACTGATTATTCATTTCTTTTTCCATGGTTCCTAATGTAATGGAATAATGCTTTCTTCCTTTCCTAGACGTTTGATGCACAACTTTTACCTGTTTATTTAGGTCGATGACGACCAACTCAAGCAAATCATTCCATCTGTTGCCT from Miscanthus floridulus cultivar M001 unplaced genomic scaffold, ASM1932011v1 os_2339_1_2, whole genome shotgun sequence encodes the following:
- the LOC136534834 gene encoding uncharacterized protein; the protein is MAAAAAAAPVPPVLCKRGQQQLVLVHTTKPPLPLRLTRRAVSVRAAPPRQQQHRARPRPPPRNKPPGPARRPPRVPLDQDYEYDDGGGYDDREEGRFAGGTRAAAMPKPPAGFVLDDQGRCIAAASKRIVTIIDDASNRPLECIIRRVFRSSQDHDCLLLCPVDMPVQVLKSTNFSGWVAVDDDQLKQIIPSVAYALARVHMHFVESGFCYTARGGFCFPEEAIQEFHDSGDGGDGVPFEGVEICCFNLDGAHYMIYTPVDPLLFVAVKGKDGVLRIAEDDLMEDTAVLDAVDEETEFTALVEEEEALLETVLGER